From one Brachypodium distachyon strain Bd21 chromosome 4, Brachypodium_distachyon_v3.0, whole genome shotgun sequence genomic stretch:
- the LOC100838949 gene encoding aspartyl protease family protein 1, translating to MGAAVRALPLLLAVVAAMAAGAEALSLDVHHRYSAAVRGLAGHLRAPPPAGTAEYYAALAGHDLRRRSLAAAAGGGGAGNLAFADGNDTYRLNDFGFLHYAVVALGTPNVTFLVALDTGSDLFWVPCDCIKCAPLASPDYGDLKFDMYSPRKSSTSRKVPCSSSLCDPQADCSAASNSCPYSIQYLSENTSSKGVLVEDVLYLTTESGQSKITQAPITFGCGQVQSGSFLGSAAPNGLLGLGMDSKSVPSLLASKGIAANSFSMCFGEDGHGRINFGDTGSSDQLETPLNIYKQNPYYNISITGAMVGGKSFDTKFSAVVDSGTSFTALSDPMYTEITSTFNAQVKESRKHLDASMPFEYCYSISAQGAVNPPNISLTAKGGSIFPVNGPIITITDTSSRPIAYCLAIMKSEGVNLIGENFMSGLKIVFDRERLVLGWKTFNCYNFDNSSKLPVNRNPSADPPKPALGPSSSNPEAAKGASPNITQIDVPHSSSSSETRLHLSGTFLSATIALLFLAALDQLPAIYITLY from the exons ATGGGCGCGGCGGTGCGGGCTCTGCCTCTGCTCCTGGCCGTCGttgcggccatggcggcgggggcggaggcgcTGAGCCTGGACGTACACCACCGGTActcggcggcggtgcggggaTTGGCGGGCCacctccgcgcgccgccgccggcagggacGGCGGAGTACTACGCCGCGCTGGCGGGGCacgacctccgccgccggtcgctcgccgccgctgccggaggaggaggtgctggGAACCTCGCCTTCGCCGACGGCAACGACACCTACCGCCTCAACGATTTCGGATT CTTGCATTACGCGGTGGTGGCGCTGGGGACGCCGAACGTGACGTTCCTGGTGGCGCTCGACACCGGCAGCGACCTCTTCTGGGTGCCCTGCGACTGCATCAAGTGCGCCCCGCTCGCCTCGCCCGACTACGGG GATTTGAAGTTTGACATGTACAGCCCTCGCAAGTCAAGTACTAGCCGAAAGGTGCCATGCAGTAGCAGCTTGTGTGATCCCCAGGCTGACTGCAGTGCTGCAAGTAACAGCTGCCCCTACAGCATCCAATACTTATCGGAGAACACTTCGTCGAAGGGGGTACTGGTTGAGGATGTCCTGTACCTGACTACTGAGTCTGGGCAATCGAAGATTACTCAAGCACCCATAACATTTGG CTGTGGACAGGTCCAGTCAGGTTCATTTCTAGGCAGCGCTGCTCCAAACGGTCTGCTCGGGCTCGGCATGGACAGTAAATCAGTTCCTAGCTTGCTAGCAAGCAAAGGAATTGCTGCCAATTCCTTCTCTATGTGTTTCGGAGAAGACGGTCATGGTAGAATCAACTTTGGGGACACAGGAAGCTCAGACCAGCTGGAAACTCCATTGAACATTTATAAACAAAA TCCTTATTACAACATTAGCATCACAGGAGCTATGGTGGGTGGTAAATCTTTTGATACCAAGTTCAGTGCAGTCGTGGACTCTGGTACCTCGTTCACCGCTCTCTCTGATCCAATGTATACCGAAATCACTAGCACC TTCAATGCACAAGTCAAAGAGAGCAGAAAGCATCTTGATGCTTCAATGCCGTTTGAATATTGCTACAGCATAAG TGCTCAGGGGGCTGTTAATCCCCCAAACATAAGTCTGACGGCCAAAGGTGGGAGCATATTTCCTGTTAATGGCCCAATAATTACCATAACGGATACTTCTTCG CGCCCGATTGCCTATTGCTTGGCTATTATGAAGAGTGAAGGCGTTAACTTAATTGGGG AGAATTTCATGTCTGGGCTGAAGATTGTTTTCGACCGCGAAAGGCTGGTCCTGGGCTGGAAAACATTCAACT GCTACAACTTTGACAACTCAAGCAAGCTTCCAGTAAACCGGAATCCTTCCGCCGATCCTCCAAAGCCTGCCCTCGGACCAAGCAGCTCTAATCCTGAAGCCGCAAAGGGCGCTTCGCCAAACATCACCCAGATTGACGTGCCCCACTCTTCATCCAGCTCGGAGACCCGATTGCATTTGAGCGGAACCTTCTTGTCTGCCACCATTGCCCTGCTCTTCCTGGCGGCCCTTGATCAGCTGCCTGCCATTTACATTACATTGTATTGA
- the LOC100839255 gene encoding uncharacterized protein LOC100839255 isoform X1 has protein sequence MARPLLPPRGPLLRRILLASALAASCSYYLLVLQAQASVPPRYDGFAYRAAAWKDSVLVEAFLDPLCPDSRDAWHPLRLAVERYSPRVSLIVHPFPLPYHTYSFHACRALHIANKLNSSSTYPLLELFFKNQGKFSNHALSSLSSTAITGEISKMAVQAVGNSVSEFQSGFSDARTDSAARVSFKYGCTRGVAGAPFFFVNGFLQPGGGSPIDYTTWTNILDPIVAQHGEKTDMFTSM, from the exons ATGGCGAGACCtctgctgccgccgcgcgGGCCGCTGCTCCGGCGGATCCTCCTCGCTAGCGCACTCGCCGCCTCGTGCTCCTACtacctcctcgtcctccaggCGCAGGCCTCCGTGCCGCCGCGCTACGACGGCTTCGCCTACAGGGCAGCCGCCTGGAAGGATTCCGTCCTCGTCGAGGCCTTCCTCGACCCGCTCTGCCCCGACAGCCGCGATGCGTGGCACCCGCTCAGGCTCGCCGTCGAGCGGTACTCCCCGCGGGTCTCGCTCATCGTCCACCCCTTCCCGCTACC CTACCACACCTATTCCTTCCATGCCTGCCGTGCACTTCATATAGCTAACAAGTTGAACTCGTCATCAACCTATCCGTTGTTGGAGCTATTCTTCAAGAACCAG GGAAAATTCTCAAACCACGCGTTATCATCACTGTCAAGCACTGCGATAACTGGCGAGATATCGAAGATGGCAGTCCAGGCAGTTGGTAATTCAGTCTCGGAGTTCCAGTCAGGCTTCAGTGATGCGAGGACTGACTCGGCAGCGAGGGTTTCCTTCAAG TATGGATGCACAAGAGGAGTAGCTGGTGCGCCATTCTTCTTCGTGAATGGCTTCCTTCAGCCTGGAGGCGGATCGCCCATTGACTACACCACATGGACCAACATCCTGGACCCTATCGTCGCGCAACACGGTGAAAAGACCGACATGTTCACTTCTATGTAA
- the LOC100839255 gene encoding uncharacterized protein LOC100839255 isoform X2, protein MARPLLPPRGPLLRRILLASALAASCSYYLLVLQAQASVPPRYDGFAYRAAAWKDSVLVEAFLDPLCPDSRDAWHPLRLAVERYSPRVSLIVHPFPLPYHTYSFHACRALHIANKLNSSSTYPLLELFFKNQGKFSNHALSSLSSTAITGEISKMAVQAVGNSVSEFQSGFSDARTDSAARVSFKYGCTRGVAGAPFFFVNGFLQPGGGSPIDYTTWTNILDPIVAQHGEKTDMFTSM, encoded by the exons ATGGCGAGACCtctgctgccgccgcgcgGGCCGCTGCTCCGGCGGATCCTCCTCGCTAGCGCACTCGCCGCCTCGTGCTCCTACtacctcctcgtcctccaggCGCAGGCCTCCGTGCCGCCGCGCTACGACGGCTTCGCCTACAGGGCAGCCGCCTGGAAGGATTCCGTCCTCGTCGAGGCCTTCCTCGACCCGCTCTGCCCCGACAGCCGCGATGCGTGGCACCCGCTCAGGCTCGCCGTCGAGCGGTACTCCCCGCGGGTCTCG CTCATCGTCCACCCCTTCCCGCTACC CTACCACACCTATTCCTTCCATGCCTGCCGTGCACTTCATATAGCTAACAAGTTGAACTCGTCATCAACCTATCCGTTGTTGGAGCTATTCTTCAAGAACCAG GGAAAATTCTCAAACCACGCGTTATCATCACTGTCAAGCACTGCGATAACTGGCGAGATATCGAAGATGGCAGTCCAGGCAGTTGGTAATTCAGTCTCGGAGTTCCAGTCAGGCTTCAGTGATGCGAGGACTGACTCGGCAGCGAGGGTTTCCTTCAAG TATGGATGCACAAGAGGAGTAGCTGGTGCGCCATTCTTCTTCGTGAATGGCTTCCTTCAGCCTGGAGGCGGATCGCCCATTGACTACACCACATGGACCAACATCCTGGACCCTATCGTCGCGCAACACGGTGAAAAGACCGACATGTTCACTTCTATGTAA
- the LOC100839561 gene encoding putative pentatricopeptide repeat-containing protein At4g17915, translating into MARARAQLSTRLMNVCLAALCRSGSLERAESVLIDAILLGMPPDVVTYNTLLAAHCRAAGLDAGFAVLRRMREAGVWPNAVTYNSLIVAASRVGLTMRALDLFDEMLRAGIAPDAWSYNVLMHCLFRSGHPEDAYRVFADMAEKGVTPCTTTYNTLLDGLFKAGHATNAYRMFRYLQRVGLPVGIVTYNTMINGLCRSGKVGYARMILRELGRTEHTPNAVTYTTVMKCCFRYGRFDQGLETFLSLLEGGHIPDVFPYCTVISALVKKGRVEEANAYSELMIQSGSRLDTACYNTLIHLRCQEGKLDDAFELLSMMEEGGLESDEYTFSILVNGLCKLGHIEAAEKQLCYMEMRDMESNVVAYNCLVDALCKSDQVDAAIRLLHDMKLKDDFTYTSLVHGLCRVGRYHMASKFLRICLREGNNVLASAKRAVIAGLRSAGFKNDVRKVRSALYMARLLKS; encoded by the coding sequence atgGCCCGGGCCCGGGCGCAGCTGTCTACGCGGCTGATGAATGTCTGCCTGGCGGCGCTCTGCCGCAGCGGCAGCCTGGAGCGCGCGGAGTCCGTCCTCATCGACGCCATCCTCCTCGGCATGCCCCCCGACGTAGTCACCTACAAcaccctcctcgccgcgcacTGCCGCGCCGCGGGCCTCGACGCCGGATTCGCCGTCCTGCGTCGGATGCGGGAGGCAGGTGTGTGGCCCAACGCCGTCACCTACAACTCCCTCATCGTTGCTGCCTCGCGCGTCGGGCTCACGATGCGCGCACTCGacctgttcgacgaaatgcttCGGGCGGGGATCGCCCCCGACGCCTGGAGCTACAACGTGCTAATGCACTGCCTGTTCCGGTCTGGCCACCCGGAGGACGCCTACCGGGTGTTTGCCGATATGGCCGAGAAAGGTGTCACGCCGTGCACCACCACATACAACACACTGCTCGACGGGCTATTCAAGGCCGGTCATGCAACAAATGCCTACAGGATGTTCAGGTACCTGCAGAGGGTGGGGCTCCCGGTGGGCATTGTGACTTACAACACGATGATCAACGGACTGTGCAGGTCTGGCAAGGTTGGTTACGCCCGCATGATCCTcagggagcttgggaggaCCGAGCATACCCCGAACGCAGTCACTTACACGACGGTTATGAAGTGCTGCTTTAGGTATGGAAGGTTTGATCAGGGTCTGGAGACCTTTTTGTCGTTGCTGGAGGGAGGGCACATTCCAGACGTCTTCCCGTACTGCACTGTGATCAGTGCATTGGTCAAGAAGGGCCGGGTGGAAGAAGCCAATGCATATAGTGAGCTAATGATACAAAGTGGATCCAGGCTTGACACTGCATGCTACAATACGCTGATTCACCTGCGGTGCCAGGAAGGCAAGCTGGACGACGCGTTCGAACTGCTGAGTATGATGGAAGAAGGAGGCCTAGAGAGTGATGAGTACACGTTCTCAATTTTGGTCAATGGTTTGTGCAAGCTGGGACATATTGAGGCTGCAGAAAAGCAGTTGTGCTACATGGAGATGAGGGACATGGAATCGAATGTAGTAGCATACAATTGCTTGGTCGACGCGCTCTGCAAATCTGACCAGGTGGATGCAGCCATCAGATTACTGCACGACATGAAACTAAAAGATGATTTTACTTACACATCACTGGTCCATGGTCTGTGCAGAGTGGGTAGATACCATATGGCATCCAAATTCTTGCGGATCTGCTTGCGTGAAGGGAACAATGTTCTTGCATCCGCAAAGCGTGCTGTCATTGCGGGCCTTCGTAGCGCAGGGTTTAAAAATGATGTGAGGAAAGTCCGATCAGCATTATATATGGCTAGGCTGTTAAAATCATAA